The genomic DNA gcatatatgctgaagcatgggggcaagggttgaggagcaatttgctcctaacattaggggcgtatgcccccatgcttcagcatatattttttatgcacagattgcattaaaaaatgttttatttttactatgttttattgtatttgctttgcaggtatggtaagtcttatgttgcgtacacacgatcggacatcggacattccgacaacaaagtccatgaattttttctgacggatgttggcttaaacttgtcttgcatacaaacggtcacacaaatctttttggaaattccgaacgtcaaaaacgcggttactccagcgtgaccaattctcgcacatgcctttgttgcgggagatccaggagaataatcctgatgatttcaggaattatctccggatgacggaccccgttgttcaccgtctgttggctttgctgtccccttatattaccaagcaggacacctgcatgtggcaagccatcactcccgaacagaggctagtcgccacgttgcagtacctggcgatggggagaagtctgcaggacatcaagttctccacAGACATCTCCccacagactctggggatcattactccagagacctgttctgccatcattcaggtcctgcagaaggactatattaaggtaagatttctcatttaacatcacattctatgtatttaatgtttgctaatgtattgtatttctttcatcattccctagttaccatgattgtaatatgctgtgaatgtcctctttgtcctcatgcatgctggaagtttttaacttccttttttgtccttaatgcatatttgccttcactaaccttccagcgtgctatcctgggcccatacacacctagcctagtcacttaacaatgtattttgtcagctccatagtactgctttaccctaaacacccactaaatgtgtttaaatgttatttgtgtgcttaaattcatgcagagtgcaagaagcttttttttggggtcccaaaatcatttgaaaccctccctccccccaaccgctaagtcaaccgataccaatcctctatctgctgactttgccaaacccatacacactatccctacctcttttgtgttcatatttatggatgaattcaccaaagcatgtagtgaaagggcctgcctgaatactttcaaatggtactgtttcaagttttgttctcctattatcttgataggtaattgcagaatgtcaaaaagtgcttcaatttggacagtgtggaagatttttattttatgacTCTTcttcaaagtaacacacattatttatgaagtggagagggttacctgtccaaaacatccccccccccccctaaaatttttacaatgggccatcagagggggtgaggaatctgataaatggaccttatacttttgtctttaaatactccttaaaataaatgttaatactgatgttggccaagaagtttgtgtctaatctgcttgcaatgttatgtgcaaaattactattttttttttcttgtttgactcgacagtttccttcaactccacaggaatggcagactgtggcttcccaatttgcccagcgatgagactttcccaactgcggagaggcaattgatgggaaacacgtccacatagtcccaccccccaactcagggccatactattacaactatagggggtttaatagtattgtgatgttggcggtggtttcagtgacatatgagtttctctatgtggacatggggaacaatggccggatgtcggatggtggagtcatcgtccagaccgaattttacagactgctccagaatggcggcttggcattgccacctgctgaagagaacctggaaggactcccgttcatctttgtcgctgatgaagcgttgggactgggtgatcacctgatgcggccgttcccgatgaggaccttcaccccggaccagagggtttttaactacctgctggccagagccagaagagtggtggagaacgctttcgggataatggccagccggttccgcctattcctcactgcaataaacatggcggaatataaaatcaatcacatcgttcttgcatgctgcatattacacaactttttgagaaaaaaatgcatcaaactatgtggcctcagttgggactgaggccggcttattactggatccaacacatctgacggctcttgaagctggccgtcctggcttgcccctccaaaGCGCCTGCGAAATTCGtaaaaagtatctagagtactttgtgggtaaaGGGGGCCATTGACATGCCAGACAATATTtaagatacattttaaaaatattttttttagttaaattgaaataatatttcctttgatttaatgcttgtgtttcttttagctgtcccctaggttctccaatgggcttttcttttctttcttcaatagtgcaaacgtaatttatttgatacattaggtgacaatctcttcttcagcaaaatattatgttgtgggtctgctacacacataccttgtttttgttgttaatgtatgtaatgcattaatgataaaaagattcatcattttcagcaccatgactgaattttggggagtcacgaaaatggcctgattgtggcaaattataaagcaccgtgggagttatttactaaaggaaaatccactttgcactccaagtgcactgcaaaagtgcacttggagtgcaaagtgaatttgcttttaggaaataacccccattgtcactgtaaacaacaacttactccaaaaactgctattgagcattgaaagaagaagccacacattgttgagtcttaaaatttttactctgtgcacattcacatgtgcgttagaaaagggtttttgaataaaccaacatattttaggaataacatttttgctatagacagtacaaatagccttttttgtgttaaataggcatgtttaaaaccataaaacaatacccaactcaggaactttcaaagttcaactttgaaaaaatgaacgcaagatcagacattagtatgtccaaactgtgttgatcttgccttcatctgatggggtgatgtcacccctatgaaagccaaattttgaagatgcacacaaattgagagtcaaaatgggtatttccctcctgatcctatgcctaatgtcaacatgtgctagctcccatcatgggggatcaatggtgcaaccccttcctctcagctactttagttgcgaggaagaggttgcacccaccaaacacgtacattgatatcccgtgatggtagatagcacatgttgacagcatcttcaaaatttggctttcaggatacttaaaaaattggtgaaaaataacaaaaaaaagtaagactttaggtgttttttagattcggcctaaaacatcaatgatgtttttgagtcttttttcaatatcattgatgtcttccttgatcttttgtaaatcacgattgcacaccatgatctccccgatgaggacgtgtgcactcgtacttgtgaaatgcgaatcttcttccacaacatccacatcacctaaaataaaaaaacacaccatgtattataaatatgcaggtgtccatttattacctgaagctgtggtctcagacactcacctgttgtggtcactatttcgcccacttcataaacctctccttcctctacatcttctggttgtggtgtggggatttgcttttcttttggaGGTGGGGGATCCCTGGTGTCCTcggatgtcccgagtcttttctcccctatgtgaattaaaaaaaaaggtatacttagcacacagatatttgaggccagaaatagtaatatgaaacatttctttgaagtgtcgtacaattgtcttctttggcagagttccaagctgaagacattatttttttccctttctaaagctggaatacttaccttttttgtacaattttcacacatggagacacccatagtatccactggagcacctgtatgggacaccctaaaaagtttgttttggtgtcccacactagtgctcctgtatccagatgtgtaaacagctgctgagtgtcctctccttacactgaatcaagtttgcatttcattctagtacaaacccatctagacaacaatgtcataaacttcttttaatacacatAGGCCTgatcaaatgtagttaacctgtatctgtcaaaaacattgtattagtgggcgaacgaatgatgttcACTAAGAACGATTACtgcgcccacgaacctgaaagttgccattttaaactgtacaacagtaaagaaaagcacatggagcagcatgcaagtaataataataaaaggaacacacgacaacaacttacttttttgaataactcacttgattcttctgtactgatcatgctccctcaatttcaggattgaccagcgtttcctcagttgatccttggattgccataccccaaaattcctgtgcagacttccaccatctctacaaaggacatatttgaggccttaaatctcctccgggatggggacgttcgtggctctgggctttcgttgttgctgctgctgtctgtatgcacttgctctttctccgccatgtgctctcccactatgCCGAAAGACAAAGggtagggaatagactagaaagaacgtcaggtgtgggcggagtttcaggcatgcgcagtgtttataaagcgtaacacgtgtgtgtcatacgtacgatctgtgagaggaggaagcgccaatcgttagaacgaaggtacaatttgaacttagggcatcagtggtctatactgcttatagattgaggcctatattgggacaagattaggagagtttagcctgacattagggtttgtcttgtgttgtgtcttgcagagaaaatggatggcttcaatgatcacaacttcctccccctattcatagacaagtacagggagctgccctgtctgtggcaggtgaaacatttgcattataatcataaacaaaagaggcaggcagcgctggagaaactgctggagttggtgaagccggtggtccccactgcaaccatcccctatttaaaagccaaaattggtggcctgaggagcacttataatagggagcgcaataagatCCAGGATTCCAGgaaatcaggagctgcagcagatgccatttatgtccccaggctgtggtactatgacagaccgcggtttctgtcagaccagactgaagtcaggcaatcactctccactcttccttccactcttccttccatacttccttccaacccagctgaggcttccaacgtccaacctgggcctttcaagccaggaagaagaagtggaggagcccggcttgagtcaggaatagcattgttcaacatatttctggtcataaaattaatgatgttaactagatgttattattgatcattaatttctgatttaataaagtgttttacatatcaatagacagtagtggccacaaatgattgggacaagaaggaaaaatgctgggctcagaatgatagtcttttctatttgttaacattcaatttgcaacagtcatgagctgaaaattgtgtgtgagtgaacaaaaaactaaaactatgtttttttttcatacacaggaaagactcagccaggaggagggcatggaatctgtgagccaggaggaggctgtggaatgaggcagccaggaggtggcgggggtaagtggcagccaggaggtggccaggcccagtagtagcctgacagaatcccaggtccctcccctccgccttccaaccaaaaggcccacgaaggggagtaatgtgcaggaggcagcgcttgggctgattcgggaggctaaggaggccctcagagccacccccactcctcaagaggcctttggctgcatgactgccagcaaaatgcaggaaatggaggagggcctcACTTGTGTgaggaaaattgcaagttagacttaccggtaacttgttttccaataggctttcaggacagcacccgagagatcatggctcctcctcccacaggaaacacctcatcaattaagtctttaaattggaatcctccacgttgcctcatcagttgtttgtagagaactccagccccagctgcaacacataagcgacagttatatcatagtattacagcattagcataaacaaagggcgggttactgctgtcctgaaagcctattggaaaacaagttaccggtaagtctaacttgcaattttccaaaacgtctttcaggacagcacccgagaggataatcgagacttactccatttagggtgggacaacagcctgtaagactttccttccaaaagcctggtccccagctgtcatgagatctaacctataatgaaggcaaaggttgtcagacttgtccaagtagctgccttacagatttgttcgggggtggcgccagctttttctgcccaactcaccgccgaagctcttgtagaatgagcccggacatttaatggactctcttgacctgtaagggaataggcttctgagatagccattctcaaccatctggcaatggttcctctagaagcttgtcttccttttttattaccggaaaataaaacaaacagagcatctgaacatttaaagtctttagtgttttccaagtaactcaagactgctcttttaacatccagggtatggaattcttcttccttcttacccgatggattagaacaaaaggtaggaagtattatttcctgagttcgattctggatcgaagcgaccttcggcaaaaaattaggatccgtcttcagaacaattcggtctgaaaaaatggaaaagaaaggctccctgattgataaaGCTTGCAGCTCACtaactcttcgagctgttgtaacagccactaaaaacactgttttcaaagtaatcaatttcagggaggctaaattaatgggttcaaaaggttccttggtcagggcctgtagaacaaccgataagtcccatgctggacagcttttgattaccactgatctagaccgggtaagagctttgaagaatcttattactaggggttctgatgaaatggatttttccaggaatacccccagcgcagcaacttgaactttgagggtgctgaccgctaagcccttgtccgccccttcttgcagaaactcaagcacagaagaaatttgtCTTGGAGATCTGTCAGAtcctgtgcaccaggagttgaagattttccagactttggaatagattgctcttgtaaccttctttctactggataggagggtagctaccaacctatcccagaaacctttcctcttcaagagctgctcctcagtagccaggccgtgagctttagttttgctacttcctggtaaaacagaggaccttgtaacagaaggtcttttcttaacggaaggtgccagtaagtttcttgttgcatctgaagaagggatgaaaaccaaggcctttttggccagaaaggagtgatgaggatcactgttgtctc from Aquarana catesbeiana isolate 2022-GZ linkage group LG04, ASM4218655v1, whole genome shotgun sequence includes the following:
- the LOC141139685 gene encoding uncharacterized protein, which codes for MVLPNSGEADNRCQFLGLGGSYERPVGPGLVGHKRCAEVLKLEGTKSYRNGLTDLCERSPGATYSDPVRQRHGGGLHKQTGGNQKQSSAELGKRHSELGRAPYSILIRGPFKRDPKQRSGLPKQEPDLRGRVAIESRSLPVNSAEMGAPKSGSLCHPGKLANVSLLLPEQERGITGSGCSGSRLEVSPLLRIPPVSAYPSGHSKNQEGGDNSDPHHSFLAKKALVFIPSSDATRNLLAPSVKKRPSVTRSSVLPGSSKTKAHGLATEEQLLKRKGFWDRLVATLLSSRKKVTRAIYSKVWKIFNSWCTGSDRSPRQISSVLEFLQEGADKGLAVSTLKVQVAALGVFLEKSISSEPLVIRFFKALTRSRSVVIKSCPAWDLSVVLQALTKEPFEPINLASLKLITLKTVFLVAVTTARRVSELQALSIREPFFSIFSDRIVLKTDPNFLPKVASIQNRTQEIILPTFCSNPSGKKEEEFHTLDVKRAVLSYLENTKDFKCSDALFVLFSGNKKGRQASRGTIARWLRMAISEAYSLTGQESPLNVRAHSTRASAVSWAEKAGATPEQICKAATWTSLTTFAFIIG